The Apodemus sylvaticus chromosome 5, mApoSyl1.1, whole genome shotgun sequence genome has a segment encoding these proteins:
- the Defb123 gene encoding beta-defensin 123 — translation MKLLLLTLAMLLLLSQLTPGDAQKCWNLHGKCRHRCSRKESVYVYCTNGKMCCVKPKYQPKPKPWMF, via the exons ATGAAGCTCCTGCTGCTGACTTTGGCCATGCTTCTCCTCTTGTCCCAGCTTACACCAG GCGATGCTCAGAAATGCTGGAATCTCCACGGGAAGTGCCGCCACCGATGCTCCAGGAAGGAGAGTGTCTATGTCTACTGCACGAACGGGAAGATGTGCTGTGTGAAGCCCAAATACCAGCCGAAGCCGAAACCATGGATGTTCTAA
- the Defb124 gene encoding beta-defensin 124, with product MAKWILLIVAILVMGHVPPGSTEFKRCWNGQGACRTFCTRQETFMHLCPDASLCCLSYSLKSSPPSKIGSV from the exons ATGGCAAAGTGGATTCTGCTCATTGTGGCTATCCTGGTCATGGGTCATGTGCCACCAG GAAGCACGGAATTCAAACGGTGCTGGAATGGCCAGGGGGCCTGCCGGACTTTCTGCACAAGGCAAGAGACCTTCATGCACCTGTGTCCGGACGCTTCTCTGTGCTGCCTGTCCTATTCTTTGAAGTCTTCACCCCCCTCAAAGATTGGAAGTGTGTAG
- the Rem1 gene encoding GTP-binding protein REM 1, with product MTLNTQQEAKTTLRRRASTPLPLSSRGHQPGRLCTAPSAQSQHPRLGQSVSLNPPVQKPSPAQDGWSSESSDSECSWEALYRVVLLGDPGVGKTSLASLFAERQDRDLHEQLGGVYERTLSVDGEDTTLVVMDTWEAEKLDESWNQESILQAASAYIIVYSIADRSSFESASELRIQLRRTHQADHVPIILVGNKADLARCREVSVEEGRACAVVFDCKFIETSATLQHNVTELFEGVVRQLRLRRQDNAAPETPSSRRRASLGQRARRFLARLTARSARRRALKARSKSCHNLAVL from the exons ATGACTCTTAACACCCAGCAGGAAGCAAAGACCACTCTGCGACGTCGAGCCAGCACGCCACTACCCCTGTCGTCCAGGGGCCACCAGCCTGGCCGCCTATGCACAGCACCCTCAGCTCAATCCCAGCATCCCCGACTGGGTCAGTCCGTCTCCCTTAACCCTCCCGTTCAGAAACCCTCCCCTGCCCAGGATGGGTGGTCCTCCGAATCCAGCGACTCTGAATGCTCTTGGGAGGCACTCTACCGGGTGGTGCTTCTCGGAGACCCCGGTGTGGGGAAGACCAGCCTGGCCAGCCTCTTCGCGGAGAGACAAGATCGAGACCTTCATGAGCAGCTGGGAG GTGTGTACGAGAGAACGCTGTCTGTGGATGGAGAGGACACCACACTGGTGGTCATGgacacctgggaggctgagaAACTG GATGAAAGTTGGAACCAGGAGTCAATCCTGCAGGCCGCCAGCGCCTACATCATCGTGTACTCCATAGCAGATCGCAGCAGCTTTGAGAGTGCCTCAGAGCTCCGAATCCAGCTGAGGCGCACGCATCAGGCCGACCACGTGCCCATCATCCTAGTGGGCAACAAGGCCGACCTGGCCCGCTGCCGGGAAGTCTCTGTTGAAG AGGGCCGCGCCTGCGCAGTGGTGTTTGACTGCAAGTTCATCGAGACTTCCGCCACTCTGCAGCACAATGTGACAGAGCTCTTCGAGGGCGTGGTGCGCCAACTGCGCCTGCGCCGCCAGGACAATGCGGCTCCGGAGACACCTTCATCTCGACGACGGGCTAGCTTGGGCCAGCGAGCCCGCCGCTTCCTGGCACGCCTGACAGCACGCAGTGCACGACGCCGGGCACTCAAGGCCCGCTCCAAGTCCTGCCACAACCTGGCTGTACTCTGA